From the Flavobacterium galactosidilyticum genome, one window contains:
- a CDS encoding saccharopine dehydrogenase family protein — MKKHHNIIIAGAGGIAEAVGLILMEWSDVTPTLFIGDRNHSKANQVVHWIQKGTSKSGNIHDFHLHEKDLTDEMKSILMQGDIILDCLPGSQAPRIAQFAKDFNLHYANLTEYVAETEAIKSLAKNANTGFLLQTGLAPGYIDLLANGLFQQFCNDYEVEKVDKLEFKVGALTTNAVAPHYYGFTWSPIGVTTEYLKDTVVLRDFSKIKLPSLSERATIIIEGIAYEEALTSGGAADLPDALQGKVRSLDYKTLRHPGHYTWIDELLSNLENKEDAINELQQQMQQIVPTIEDDQIVLYAAVEGRDSTGMLRRREISKRILPQIVGKHTLRAIQITTAAPLAQAAQLLLESSLTGIILQSQIDPIAFLNGNYIARVYGKTKL, encoded by the coding sequence ATGAAAAAGCATCACAATATAATTATAGCGGGAGCTGGCGGAATAGCAGAAGCTGTTGGTTTAATACTAATGGAATGGAGTGATGTCACTCCTACTCTTTTCATTGGCGACAGAAACCATTCAAAAGCAAATCAAGTAGTGCATTGGATTCAAAAAGGAACATCAAAGTCTGGTAACATACACGATTTTCATCTGCATGAAAAAGACTTAACCGATGAAATGAAGTCAATATTAATGCAAGGCGATATTATTCTTGACTGTCTGCCTGGAAGTCAAGCACCAAGGATAGCACAGTTTGCGAAAGATTTTAATTTACATTACGCCAATCTAACAGAATATGTTGCAGAAACGGAAGCTATAAAATCGTTGGCAAAAAATGCTAACACAGGCTTTCTACTTCAAACCGGCTTAGCACCTGGTTATATTGATTTACTGGCCAATGGTCTTTTTCAGCAATTTTGTAATGATTATGAGGTTGAAAAAGTAGATAAATTGGAATTTAAGGTCGGTGCACTAACCACTAATGCCGTTGCTCCGCATTATTATGGATTCACATGGAGTCCTATAGGTGTTACCACAGAATATCTCAAAGATACCGTTGTTCTTCGTGATTTTTCAAAAATAAAACTTCCTTCATTGTCAGAAAGAGCGACTATTATTATTGAAGGTATTGCTTATGAAGAGGCTCTAACTTCAGGTGGCGCAGCTGATTTGCCTGACGCGCTACAAGGGAAAGTTAGGTCGCTTGATTACAAAACACTAAGACATCCGGGTCATTATACTTGGATTGACGAGTTACTTTCTAATTTAGAAAACAAAGAAGATGCAATAAATGAATTGCAACAACAAATGCAGCAAATAGTACCTACTATCGAAGATGACCAAATTGTTTTGTATGCTGCAGTAGAAGGAAGAGATTCGACGGGAATGTTGCGACGACGCGAAATTTCAAAACGTATTCTTCCGCAAATAGTAGGAAAACATACATTAAGAGCCATTCAAATTACAACTGCCGCTCCATTAGCGCAAGCAGCACAGCTCTTGCTAGAATCCTCTCTTACTGGCATTATACTTCAAAGCCAAATTGATCCGATAGCATTTTTAAACGGAAATTATATTGCAAGAGTTTATGGAAAAACAAAACTGTAA
- a CDS encoding 2OG-Fe(II) oxygenase, whose product MKIDMENNFETLIATYIENKVGISEHFLSNTLANNLKLNLIALNTKSLLVEAGIGNAEKVSYDGAIRSDSIYWLDKKHNNAFENEFFAQIEEFILYLNRSCFAGITGYEFHYSLYESGDFYLKHLDQFKNNPSRKYSMISYLNADWQESDGGELLIHQLDNNQKIAPTQGKTVFFKSDELVHEVLVTQNTRMSITGWLKSD is encoded by the coding sequence ATGAAAATTGACATGGAAAATAATTTCGAGACTTTGATTGCCACTTATATTGAAAATAAAGTAGGCATATCAGAGCATTTTTTGAGTAACACTTTGGCGAATAACTTAAAGCTAAATTTAATTGCTCTCAACACCAAAAGTTTATTGGTAGAAGCAGGTATTGGAAACGCCGAAAAAGTATCATACGATGGAGCGATTCGGAGTGATTCTATTTACTGGTTGGATAAAAAACACAATAACGCATTCGAAAACGAATTCTTTGCTCAAATAGAAGAATTTATCCTTTATCTAAACCGAAGCTGTTTTGCTGGAATTACCGGTTATGAGTTTCATTATTCCCTTTACGAATCGGGTGATTTTTATTTAAAACACTTGGATCAATTCAAAAATAATCCCAGCCGAAAATACTCTATGATTAGCTATTTGAACGCCGATTGGCAAGAAAGTGACGGCGGTGAACTCCTAATTCATCAATTAGATAATAATCAAAAAATAGCGCCAACTCAAGGCAAAACCGTTTTCTTTAAAAGTGACGAATTAGTACATGAAGTTCTGGTTACACAAAATACTCGAATGAGCATTACAGGTTGGTTGAAAAGTGATTAA
- a CDS encoding SusC/RagA family TonB-linked outer membrane protein, whose amino-acid sequence MKIFSKNKPRDLWYDSPARGTTKLATVLLTALTVQLSTAATTDKVSLFESRLVSKTGTTVFNASFIQKKITGKVLDSGGLPIPGANIVAKGSTASTQTDFDGNFSIDVPANVTKLIVSYIGMESQEVSIGKSPLTITLKESGESLDEVVIVGYGTQKRSKITGSVSKLDNKVLQTGVRSNPASALAGTIPGLRVQQSSGRPGAVPSIVLRGGTNYDGSGSPLVMVDGFIRAGFSEISQDDIASIEVLKDASATAIYGARANNGVILITTKKGKNGTSNITINSKVGINTLNIPFDFLDAKDYLYWSRKAIETSGKYDAGRLTQLNGIGPFGTGNVYKDVNGNILDGNKVNTAVWSPMFRNPINEELLSQGWQSMIDPLKTNALGAYDLNGTNKEIIYKDFNYKDYALRPQGLTKDYSINMTGGNEKGNYYASIGSFDEQGLPINTFYKRLTFVFNGEYKIKPWLTSTSSINFADAKWRDSQTAGEGNYLTRALGAPPTMRGTNANGDLLVGRDSQDGNPAVNDDKFIRNNTTDKFTLSQSFKFDILKNLSFSTSANWFYSYGYNEAFNKDFLSSPGNTNKTRSSSAGYSRDFSQTYNGALNYNTKFLDKNNISVMIGSEYYDIYQNGLSASGSGAPSDDFMDLEYTSGDKDRRNIDTYHQRQRILSFFSRVNYDYDDKYLMTLTVRRDGYSRLLNNRWGNFPGISVGWNMHKENFFSGISDVVNTLKLRASYGQNANVSGIGAYQLQGRYNSGKYDGILGYQAGGLPFPDLKWERSSTYEVGVDTRLFSKLDLSFAFYDRETNDKISTFQLPVTSGITQITTNLGSFQNKGVELDLNYSAVRTQDWSLDINTNFATNTNKILKLPNNGLENNRIGGSQVYDDKGNLVWVGGFQEGQDPNQAYAYVAEGIIRTQADLDSYALQLRDLLGARTLVHPDVFNAMTPAQKALHYPIALGDVKWKDVNGDGIINSYDREYMGRTVPKMTGGFGFTARYKSFTLSSRLDYALGFVQYDGPTTWFLSNAQGTFNTIQDVKNTWTPENPNAKYPTYYWADQLYKNNTFRTSSMFYNKADYLAFREVNLSYSLPSELLSKAKIEGIKLTLTGQNLGYLSKSTLFSPEATENGTSVGGGYPLPRTVIFGIQIIL is encoded by the coding sequence ATGAAAATTTTTTCTAAAAACAAGCCAAGAGATTTATGGTATGATTCGCCAGCCAGGGGAACAACAAAACTAGCTACTGTTTTGTTGACGGCTTTAACGGTTCAACTTTCAACAGCAGCGACGACTGACAAAGTATCGCTTTTTGAAAGTAGACTAGTTTCAAAAACGGGAACAACAGTTTTCAATGCGAGTTTTATCCAGAAGAAAATTACTGGAAAAGTATTAGATTCAGGCGGATTGCCTATTCCTGGTGCAAACATTGTAGCAAAAGGTAGCACTGCTTCGACACAAACTGACTTTGATGGTAACTTTAGTATTGATGTACCAGCTAATGTTACCAAACTTATTGTTTCTTATATTGGAATGGAATCACAAGAAGTAAGCATTGGAAAATCACCACTTACTATTACATTAAAAGAGTCTGGCGAAAGTTTAGATGAAGTCGTAATTGTGGGCTATGGAACACAAAAGAGATCAAAAATAACAGGATCTGTATCAAAATTAGATAACAAAGTATTACAAACAGGTGTGCGTTCTAATCCAGCTTCTGCCTTAGCAGGAACAATTCCTGGATTAAGAGTACAACAGTCATCAGGACGACCTGGAGCTGTACCTTCTATTGTATTGCGTGGAGGTACAAATTATGATGGATCTGGTTCACCACTTGTTATGGTAGATGGTTTTATTAGAGCGGGTTTTAGTGAAATTAGTCAAGATGATATTGCTTCAATTGAAGTATTAAAAGATGCATCTGCGACTGCTATCTATGGTGCAAGAGCTAATAACGGTGTGATTTTGATAACGACTAAAAAAGGAAAGAATGGTACGTCTAACATCACTATTAATTCAAAAGTAGGTATTAATACACTTAATATTCCTTTTGATTTCTTAGATGCTAAAGACTATTTATATTGGTCTAGAAAAGCCATTGAAACTTCTGGAAAGTATGATGCTGGAAGACTGACGCAACTAAATGGTATTGGTCCTTTTGGAACTGGGAATGTTTACAAAGATGTTAACGGAAATATTCTTGACGGAAACAAAGTAAATACTGCAGTATGGAGTCCAATGTTTAGAAATCCGATAAATGAGGAATTGTTGTCGCAAGGTTGGCAATCTATGATTGATCCTTTAAAGACTAATGCTCTTGGAGCCTACGATTTAAATGGAACCAATAAAGAAATCATTTATAAGGATTTTAACTATAAAGATTACGCATTACGACCACAAGGATTAACTAAGGATTATAGTATTAATATGACTGGCGGTAATGAAAAAGGAAATTATTACGCTAGTATAGGCTCCTTTGACGAGCAAGGATTGCCGATAAATACTTTCTATAAAAGGTTGACTTTTGTTTTCAATGGGGAATATAAAATCAAGCCTTGGCTAACATCTACTTCTAGCATTAATTTTGCTGATGCTAAATGGAGAGATTCTCAAACAGCTGGTGAAGGTAATTATTTAACTCGTGCTTTAGGAGCACCTCCTACAATGAGAGGAACAAACGCGAATGGCGATTTGTTAGTAGGGCGTGATTCGCAAGATGGAAATCCTGCTGTTAACGATGATAAATTCATCCGCAATAATACTACAGATAAATTTACACTTTCGCAATCATTCAAGTTTGATATCTTAAAGAATTTAAGTTTTAGCACAAGTGCGAACTGGTTTTATAGTTATGGATATAATGAAGCTTTCAATAAAGATTTTTTATCTAGCCCAGGAAATACAAATAAAACTAGATCTTCAAGTGCTGGTTACTCAAGAGATTTTAGCCAGACCTATAATGGTGCTTTAAATTACAATACAAAGTTTTTAGATAAAAACAATATTAGTGTAATGATTGGATCTGAATATTATGACATTTATCAAAATGGATTATCAGCTTCTGGATCTGGTGCACCATCAGATGATTTCATGGATTTAGAATACACTAGTGGCGATAAAGACAGAAGGAATATTGATACCTATCACCAACGTCAACGTATTTTATCATTCTTTTCTCGTGTAAATTATGATTATGATGACAAGTACTTAATGACTTTAACGGTAAGACGTGATGGTTATTCTCGATTATTAAACAATCGTTGGGGTAATTTCCCGGGAATATCTGTAGGGTGGAACATGCACAAAGAAAATTTCTTTAGTGGGATTTCTGATGTTGTAAATACGTTAAAACTAAGAGCTAGTTATGGTCAAAATGCTAATGTTAGCGGTATAGGTGCCTACCAGTTACAAGGAAGATATAATTCAGGAAAGTATGATGGTATATTAGGATATCAAGCAGGTGGACTTCCTTTTCCAGACTTAAAATGGGAACGTTCTTCTACTTATGAAGTGGGAGTAGATACACGATTGTTTAGTAAATTAGATCTTTCTTTTGCATTTTATGATAGAGAAACAAATGATAAAATCTCTACTTTCCAGCTTCCAGTTACCTCTGGTATTACTCAAATCACAACAAACTTAGGTAGTTTTCAAAACAAAGGAGTGGAGTTAGATTTAAATTATAGTGCAGTTAGAACCCAAGATTGGTCATTAGATATTAATACTAATTTCGCTACCAATACGAATAAAATTTTAAAATTACCAAACAATGGTTTAGAGAATAATAGAATTGGTGGAAGCCAAGTTTATGATGATAAAGGTAATCTTGTTTGGGTTGGTGGTTTTCAAGAAGGACAAGATCCTAATCAAGCCTATGCTTATGTTGCTGAGGGAATTATTAGAACACAGGCAGATCTAGATTCATATGCTTTGCAATTAAGAGATTTATTAGGAGCAAGAACTCTAGTTCATCCAGATGTTTTCAACGCAATGACTCCTGCTCAAAAAGCATTGCATTACCCAATCGCTTTAGGAGATGTAAAATGGAAAGATGTAAATGGTGATGGTATCATTAACAGTTATGATAGAGAATATATGGGACGCACTGTTCCTAAAATGACTGGTGGTTTTGGCTTTACAGCTAGATACAAGTCATTCACATTGAGTAGCCGTTTAGATTATGCTTTAGGTTTTGTTCAATACGATGGTCCTACGACTTGGTTCTTGAGTAATGCACAAGGAACTTTCAACACAATACAAGATGTAAAAAACACTTGGACGCCTGAAAATCCGAATGCAAAATACCCAACATATTACTGGGCTGATCAATTATACAAGAACAATACTTTCCGTACTTCAAGTATGTTTTACAACAAAGCCGATTATTTAGCTTTCCGTGAAGTTAATTTAAGCTACTCTTTACCATCTGAACTACTGAGCAAAGCAAAGATTGAAGGAATAAAATTGACTTTAACTGGACAAAATTTAGGATACTTAAGTAAATCTACTTTATTTTCTCCAGAGGCAACAGAAAATGGAACATCTGTAGGTGGAGGGTATCCGCTACCTCGCACTGTAATATTTGGTATTCAAATTATATTATAA
- a CDS encoding ROK family transcriptional regulator produces MSLKDLLDASSDNSLSGQKWHMLRQSIVKHLLSSGNATIAELGSELQSSVPTVTKAVNELLTEGYVVDMGKITNSGGRRPSLYSINPTCAYFLGIEVGRSSMSIGLQNIKNEFVSIELGASFVLENTQESLLELCNLINLFVEDSLVDKKMIVGACINLSGRINTMEGFSYNFFFSENRPLNEIISEQLDLPVRLENDTRAMAFGEYHEGVVDEEQNVIYVNYGWGVAIGIITDGNLYYGKSGYAGEFGHSNIFDNGIICQCGKMGCLETEISGWALVNQFKEAISAGKQSKVVLDDNSKSLQHHAIIMGALQQEDSLCVELVSKQSEKMGRYLSMILNIFNPELLVVGGDFSLLGGYVLLPIQSALKKYSLGLVNRDVKLKKSSLGARAGVIGACCVVKEKMLTALVN; encoded by the coding sequence ATGAGTTTAAAAGATTTATTAGACGCTAGTAGTGACAATAGCCTTTCGGGGCAAAAGTGGCACATGTTGAGACAATCAATTGTAAAACACTTATTGTCTTCCGGAAATGCTACAATAGCAGAATTAGGTTCGGAACTACAATCCAGTGTTCCTACAGTTACTAAAGCGGTCAATGAATTACTGACTGAAGGATATGTAGTAGATATGGGGAAAATCACTAATAGTGGTGGAAGACGACCTTCTTTATATAGTATCAATCCCACATGTGCATATTTTTTAGGAATTGAAGTAGGTCGCAGTAGCATGTCTATAGGATTACAAAATATAAAAAATGAATTTGTAAGTATTGAATTAGGAGCTTCGTTTGTTTTAGAAAATACACAAGAATCCTTACTTGAATTATGCAACTTAATAAATTTATTTGTTGAAGATAGTTTAGTTGATAAAAAAATGATCGTTGGTGCTTGTATCAATTTATCAGGCCGTATAAATACAATGGAAGGATTCAGTTATAACTTTTTTTTCAGTGAAAACCGACCTTTAAACGAAATCATATCAGAGCAATTGGATTTACCTGTTCGACTAGAAAATGATACCAGAGCAATGGCTTTTGGAGAATATCATGAGGGCGTTGTTGATGAAGAACAAAATGTAATCTATGTCAACTACGGTTGGGGTGTAGCAATTGGAATAATTACTGACGGAAACTTGTATTATGGAAAGTCAGGTTATGCGGGAGAATTTGGTCACAGTAATATTTTCGACAATGGAATCATATGCCAATGTGGTAAAATGGGTTGTTTAGAAACCGAGATATCGGGTTGGGCATTAGTGAATCAGTTCAAAGAAGCAATTTCTGCAGGAAAACAATCTAAAGTGGTGTTAGATGATAACTCAAAAAGCTTGCAACATCACGCTATAATTATGGGGGCTTTACAACAGGAAGATTCTTTGTGTGTAGAGTTAGTTTCTAAACAAAGTGAAAAAATGGGGCGCTACTTGTCTATGATTCTTAATATTTTCAATCCAGAGTTACTTGTTGTTGGTGGTGACTTCTCATTATTGGGTGGTTATGTACTTTTACCAATTCAATCTGCCTTAAAAAAATACTCATTAGGATTAGTTAATAGAGATGTGAAATTAAAGAAATCTAGTTTAGGCGCTCGTGCAGGTGTTATTGGTGCCTGCTGTGTTGTAAAAGAAAAAATGCTCACTGCTCTAGTTAACTAA
- a CDS encoding GYF domain-containing protein, whose protein sequence is MNLYYIHDGTGSTGPFDSDQLKAKLITKSTPVWCAGMEDWKYAGDVLELQNLFVIIPPPLRGFPITQNLEPQTFLEADEEKPDPKIMGLDKTLFYIVVSILVLVIATAGISFFQNQRSVQLEQQNLKTEKENQQRELEEKRIQDEKAQKIEQEKLEFERVLKERKVSLNSQLVEVQQQLFVAVSSLNQAKDKLAKAQDFHFLRSDSERENDINASMKEIDIANNQIVELKKEMDHIYLELEKIKV, encoded by the coding sequence ATGAATTTGTATTACATACACGATGGTACGGGCAGCACTGGACCATTTGATAGCGACCAACTGAAAGCCAAATTAATTACAAAATCTACTCCTGTATGGTGTGCAGGCATGGAAGATTGGAAGTATGCAGGAGATGTGCTAGAATTACAAAATTTATTCGTAATTATTCCACCACCACTTAGAGGATTTCCAATTACTCAAAATCTAGAGCCTCAAACATTTTTAGAAGCTGATGAAGAAAAGCCTGATCCTAAAATTATGGGATTAGATAAAACGCTTTTTTATATAGTAGTTTCAATTTTAGTACTAGTTATAGCTACGGCTGGAATTAGCTTTTTTCAAAATCAAAGGAGCGTTCAATTAGAGCAACAAAACTTAAAAACTGAAAAAGAAAATCAACAGCGTGAATTAGAAGAAAAACGAATTCAGGATGAAAAAGCCCAGAAAATTGAACAAGAAAAACTAGAATTTGAGCGAGTATTAAAAGAACGAAAGGTTTCTCTTAATAGCCAACTTGTAGAAGTTCAACAGCAGCTTTTTGTTGCTGTAAGTAGTTTGAATCAAGCTAAAGATAAGCTAGCAAAAGCCCAAGATTTTCATTTTTTAAGATCAGATAGCGAAAGAGAAAATGATATTAACGCTAGCATGAAAGAAATTGATATCGCCAACAATCAAATAGTGGAGCTTAAAAAAGAAATGGACCATATTTATTTGGAATTAGAGAAAATAAAAGTCTAG
- a CDS encoding metal-dependent hydrolase has translation MDSFTQIALGIAVSEVCAGKQLKNKTFLYGAILGTLPDLDVLVGMFLNPVDALLIHRGISHSLFLFLLISPLFGWLISKVEKGKISFFTATNMAFWGLFTHVLLDMFTSWGTQILWPLEQRFALKTIFVIDPLYTIPLVIALVLVWKTQKESLRYKYIKRGLLISSSYLLLSCFIKLYALSQFEKALTKQGIQYNEIIVKPTAFNLILWNANVATTNNYLLSDYSLFDTQPISFVAYSKNNALEKSLIGNADFEKLKKASEGWYIISQKDENLYFNDLRFGLLNDNPSNPLFSFSYQFVQNNSEMHATEVPKNKRDGKRLLQKIVTRLKGN, from the coding sequence ATGGATTCTTTTACTCAAATAGCTCTCGGAATCGCCGTTTCCGAAGTATGTGCTGGCAAACAACTCAAAAATAAAACCTTTTTGTACGGTGCTATTTTAGGAACATTGCCTGACTTAGATGTTCTAGTTGGAATGTTCTTAAATCCTGTAGATGCGCTATTGATTCATCGGGGAATTAGTCATTCTCTTTTTCTTTTTTTATTAATCAGTCCATTATTTGGATGGTTAATTTCAAAAGTAGAAAAAGGCAAAATCAGCTTCTTTACCGCCACAAACATGGCTTTTTGGGGTTTGTTTACGCACGTATTGTTAGATATGTTTACTTCCTGGGGAACACAAATCTTGTGGCCACTAGAACAACGTTTCGCTTTAAAAACTATTTTTGTTATTGATCCGCTGTACACCATACCGCTAGTTATCGCATTAGTTTTAGTATGGAAAACGCAAAAAGAGTCACTTCGATATAAATACATCAAGCGCGGTTTACTAATTAGTAGTTCGTATTTACTTTTATCTTGTTTTATAAAACTATACGCGTTATCTCAATTTGAAAAAGCATTGACAAAACAAGGTATTCAGTATAATGAAATCATTGTAAAACCTACGGCTTTCAACCTCATTTTGTGGAATGCGAACGTAGCGACTACAAACAATTATCTATTGAGTGATTATTCCCTTTTTGACACCCAGCCTATTTCATTTGTCGCTTATAGCAAAAACAACGCTTTAGAAAAAAGCTTAATAGGAAATGCCGATTTTGAAAAACTCAAGAAAGCTAGTGAAGGCTGGTATATTATTTCACAAAAAGACGAAAATTTATATTTCAACGATTTGCGGTTCGGACTGCTAAATGACAACCCAAGCAACCCACTATTTTCTTTCAGTTATCAGTTTGTGCAAAACAATTCCGAAATGCATGCTACTGAAGTTCCTAAAAATAAAAGAGACGGAAAACGACTGTTGCAAAAAATAGTCACTCGATTAAAAGGAAATTAA
- a CDS encoding EamA/RhaT family transporter, with protein MLFLILSIICSVTVGVIFKVSRKYNVNNSQIVTANYLFALILCYFFFSPDLTVVGKESPWILYAVIGLLLPSVFLFLAASIKHMGIVKTDAAQRLSLFIPILAAWFIFKEDFNSLKITAFLIGLPAILLILAKPSENTKNKWIYPTVVLLGFGLIDILFKQIALYTTLPYTTSLFVVFSIALLIMVAVVIYELISTKARLQMKNIAFGGLVGVFNFGNILFYLKAHQAFVENPSTVFAGMNMGVIILGSLIGVFVFKEKLTKMNYAGLALALLAIILIVLSQMK; from the coding sequence ATGCTCTTTCTAATATTAAGTATTATTTGCAGTGTTACCGTAGGTGTAATTTTTAAAGTTTCTCGTAAATACAATGTGAATAATTCACAAATTGTTACTGCAAATTATTTGTTTGCTTTGATTCTATGTTATTTCTTCTTCAGTCCTGATTTGACTGTAGTAGGAAAAGAATCGCCATGGATTTTATATGCTGTTATTGGTTTATTATTGCCTTCGGTATTTTTATTTTTGGCAGCTTCTATAAAACACATGGGAATTGTAAAAACGGATGCCGCCCAGCGACTTTCGTTATTTATTCCTATTCTTGCAGCTTGGTTTATCTTCAAAGAAGATTTTAATTCATTAAAAATTACTGCATTTTTAATTGGATTACCAGCAATACTATTAATTCTAGCAAAACCGTCTGAAAACACTAAAAATAAATGGATTTATCCCACTGTCGTCTTACTAGGTTTCGGATTAATAGATATCCTATTTAAACAAATTGCATTGTACACCACTTTACCTTATACAACTTCGCTATTTGTTGTTTTTAGTATTGCGCTGCTAATTATGGTTGCCGTAGTTATCTATGAATTGATTAGTACTAAAGCGCGTTTACAAATGAAAAATATCGCATTTGGAGGTTTAGTAGGTGTTTTTAATTTTGGTAATATTCTTTTCTACTTAAAAGCGCATCAGGCATTTGTTGAAAATCCTTCGACTGTTTTTGCGGGTATGAATATGGGCGTCATTATTCTAGGAAGTTTGATTGGTGTTTTTGTATTTAAAGAAAAACTGACCAAGATGAATTACGCAGGTCTTGCCCTAGCTTTGCTAGCTATTATTCTAATAGTACTCTCGCAAATGAAATAA
- a CDS encoding RagB/SusD family nutrient uptake outer membrane protein: MKKIVLGFALLTLSLTFNACDNLDLAPEDYYASGSFWKTSTQVDGAMVGLHNQLRGYQFTLYTLGELRGGTLRTGTSFTGSASLNSSGIISQDIRESATGISGWSGFYSAIFQVNNFIYQVEKADYLVAADKSYYLGQAYGLRAFYYFQLYRTYGRVPLAKEPKVVISTPSTVQDAYLPRTVTEKETLDFIKEDIEKSVTNFAGIYTTKMQKAQWSLAATQMLKGEVYLWSAKVKIDGANPTTTVADLITARAAIEAIIPKYSLQSSFANVFNSAATSSIKGNNEIIFALRYGQGEATNNYSQFIYAISDALTGYVDDKGVAIPAADPLKVNGGGTIIRYEYKYDLYAKYDAADTRANVTFLNFNKGTLQATNLRKFIGTVVEGARSFSDDFPIYRLAEAQLLLAEIKNKQGQDPSAEINAIRTRAYAGSVAPVFVNGSFEQNEIAIFNERQKEFVAEGKIWYDLRRMQDASGNPLAFRKDLNLIGVLDNIAGQNHKLLWPIDLSTLNSDETLKGQQNPGYSGT; this comes from the coding sequence ATGAAAAAGATAGTATTAGGATTTGCATTATTAACGTTATCCTTGACGTTTAATGCTTGCGACAATTTAGATTTAGCTCCAGAGGATTATTACGCTAGTGGTAGCTTTTGGAAAACTAGCACACAGGTAGATGGGGCAATGGTTGGTTTACACAATCAATTAAGAGGGTACCAATTTACTTTGTACACTTTAGGAGAACTTAGAGGAGGGACATTAAGGACTGGAACTAGTTTTACAGGTTCTGCGTCTTTGAACTCAAGTGGAATTATTAGTCAAGACATAAGAGAATCGGCTACTGGAATTTCAGGTTGGTCAGGATTTTATAGTGCGATTTTTCAGGTAAATAACTTTATCTATCAAGTAGAAAAAGCTGACTATCTAGTTGCAGCTGATAAAAGTTATTATTTAGGCCAAGCTTATGGTTTAAGAGCTTTTTATTATTTCCAATTGTACCGTACATATGGTAGAGTGCCATTGGCCAAAGAACCTAAAGTGGTCATTAGCACGCCAAGTACAGTTCAAGATGCTTACTTGCCGCGTACCGTTACTGAGAAAGAAACTTTAGATTTTATCAAAGAGGATATTGAAAAGTCAGTGACTAATTTTGCAGGAATTTATACTACTAAAATGCAAAAAGCACAATGGTCGTTAGCTGCAACTCAAATGCTAAAAGGAGAAGTGTATTTATGGTCAGCAAAAGTTAAAATTGATGGAGCAAATCCTACTACAACTGTTGCGGACTTAATTACTGCTAGAGCGGCAATCGAGGCAATTATACCAAAATACAGCTTACAATCTAGTTTTGCTAATGTATTCAACTCTGCTGCAACATCATCTATTAAAGGAAATAATGAAATTATTTTTGCTTTGCGATATGGTCAAGGGGAGGCTACTAATAACTACAGCCAATTTATCTATGCAATTTCAGATGCTTTGACAGGTTATGTAGATGATAAAGGTGTCGCTATTCCTGCTGCTGATCCTTTGAAAGTTAATGGCGGTGGAACGATTATTCGTTATGAGTACAAGTATGATTTGTACGCTAAATACGATGCTGCAGACACAAGAGCTAATGTGACTTTCTTGAATTTTAACAAAGGAACATTGCAAGCTACTAACCTTCGTAAATTCATAGGAACAGTAGTTGAGGGAGCTCGTTCTTTCTCAGATGATTTTCCAATCTATCGTTTAGCGGAGGCTCAGTTGCTGTTAGCTGAAATTAAAAACAAACAAGGACAAGATCCTTCTGCTGAAATTAACGCAATCAGAACGCGTGCTTATGCAGGTAGCGTTGCGCCAGTTTTTGTAAACGGATCATTTGAACAAAACGAGATTGCTATTTTTAATGAAAGACAAAAAGAGTTTGTAGCTGAAGGTAAAATATGGTACGATTTACGTCGTATGCAAGATGCTTCAGGAAATCCTCTTGCTTTCAGAAAAGATTTAAACTTAATAGGCGTACTAGATAATATAGCAGGTCAAAACCATAAATTATTGTGGCCAATTGATTTATCTACATTAAATAGTGACGAAACTTTAAAGGGACAACAAAATCCTGGATATAGTGGAACGTAA